The window CCATTCCCATCCAGATGATGACTGCGTAAGCGATATAAATGGGTTTGACCAGTCCGATCTGGGGAATCATGAATTCAGGGATCGCGAGGATGCTGGCTCCAAGGAGCAGCCATCCGAGAATTGGGCGGAATACCTTCGTTTTTATGATGGCCCATCCGGCAAAAAGTACGGCCCACATGCCTGCATGACCGCCCGCATTGTGCAAGCCGTTGAATATGGCATCGAGGGCCCTGTAGGCGGAAGCATCCCGGGCTGGCGCGATCAGCTGCATGCCCGTTATCCAGATCACCACTTCCATGATTCCCATGGCAGCGGCCGCTGATATGGCTATCAGCATGATGCGCGTGAGATAAGGGGCGCCGGCGTGCATGCGCTCATGAAGAGCCAGAAAAAAAACCATCAACAAAAGGGAGCAGGCTTCAATCAATACCAGGCAGATATTTGAAGGAGCAGGGTCCGCCGAATAGGCCTCCATCGCCTTGACCGGATCGTCTGGAAGACCGGAGTAGTGGTATATCAAAACGGCCGAAAACCATACAAAGATGGAAGCAATCGCGGCAA of the Acidobacteriota bacterium genome contains:
- a CDS encoding DUF4386 family protein — encoded protein: MKLQKIGGVAAIASIFVWFSAVLIYHYSGLPDDPVKAMEAYSADPAPSNICLVLIEACSLLLMVFFLALHERMHAGAPYLTRIMLIAISAAAAMGIMEVVIWITGMQLIAPARDASAYRALDAIFNGLHNAGGHAGMWAVLFAGWAIIKTKVFRPILGWLLLGASILAIPEFMIPQIGLVKPIYIAYAVIIWMGMELIRGKTSWPTDRNRSSAI